Proteins encoded in a region of the Zea mays cultivar B73 chromosome 2, Zm-B73-REFERENCE-NAM-5.0, whole genome shotgun sequence genome:
- the LOC103646846 gene encoding coleoptile phototropism protein 1, with the protein MNAWEATERENHVTERGLVPVSTGDVQVQHEHGGAAKADGFVRRDQSCRYASSDIPSDLLVKVGGVNFHVHKHPMVSRSGRLARLVDEASALHGPVAATVVELPDLPGGHGAFELAAKFCYGVVVDITAANVAALRCAAEYLEMTEEVEEGNLAFRAEAFLSYVVASSWRDSVVVLRACEGLSPWADDLHLVRRCSESVAAKACTNPRAVRWAYAGRTSSSPNKSPTAGTAGNSQQQPGPPADWWVEDICVLRIDHFVRVVTAVQARGMRPDLIGAAITRYASKWLSSAGLLANKDSPASRGGGGGGVLQMIVASEGDDAQTETEASEQRRIVESLISIIPPQKDCLSCSFLLRLLRLAVVLKAAPALVTEVEKHVGMQLDQAKLLDILVPSYPYARSEAAYDVDLVQRLVEQFVVQEQSGRDKEKQEQQSSRALRMASLMDSYLSEVSRDRNLSLGKFQALAESLPESARVCHDELYRAVDSYLKAHPTVTEHERKRLCRAVDCGKLSREARLHAAQNERLPLRVVVQVLLSEQAKMAGALGRAGKKEDDVNALRQEVESVNAKYMELQREVELLQRQVERMLPPSAAAKQHNVSGWSSGWKKLGRLGRIQVEQPVVTAATGETANRQLRRRRNSAS; encoded by the exons ATGAATGCGTGGGAAGCTACGGAGAGGGAGAACCATGTAACCGAGCGTGGGCTCGTCCCCGTCAGCACCGGCGACGTGCAGGTGCAGCACGAGCATGGCGGCGCGGCCAAGGCGGACGGCTTCGTGCGCAGGGACCAGTCATG CCGGTACGCTAGCAGCGACATCCCAAGCGATCTGCTGGTCAAGGTGGGCGGCGTCAACTTCCACGTCCACAAGCACCCGATGGTCTCTCGGAGCGGCCGCCTGGCCCGGCTCGTCGACGAGGCGTCGGCCCTGCACGGCCCCGTCGCCGCCACCGTGGTCGAGCTGCCGGACCTGCCGGGCGGCCACGGCGCGTTCGAGCTGGCCGCCAAGTTCTGCTACGGCGTGGTGGTGGACATCACGGCCGCCAACGTCGCCGCGCTACGCTGCGCCGCCGAGTACCTGGAGATgacggaggaggtggaggagggcaACCTGGCCTTCCGCGCCGAGGCGTTCCTGAGCTACGTGGTGGCGTCCTCCTGGCGGGACTCCGTCGTCGTCCTCCGCGCCTGCGAGGGCCTCTCCCCGTGGGCCGACGACCTCCACCTCGTGCGCCGCTGCAGCGAGTCCGTCGCGGCGAAGGCGTGCACCAACCCCAGGGCCGTGCGCTGGGCCTACGCTGGCAGGACGTCGTCGTCGCCCAATAAGTCGCCCACGGCCGGCACCGCCGGCAACAGCCAGCAGCAGCCCGGGCCGCCGGCCGACTGGTGGGTGGAGGACATCTGCGTGCTGAGGATCGATCACTTCGTGCGCGTCGTCACCGCCGTCCAGGCCAGAGGCATGCGGCCCGACCTCATCGGGGCCGCCATCACGCGCTATGCCTCCAAATGGCTCTCCTCCGCTGGCCTCCTCGCCAACAAGGACAGCCCTGCATcgcgtggcggcggcggcggcggtgtgcTCCAAATGATCGTTGCCAGCGAGGGCGATGACGCGCAGACGGAGACGGAGGCTAGTGAGCAGAGGAGGATCGTCGAGAGCCTGATCAGCATCATCCCACCGCAGAAGGACTGCCTCTCATGCAGCTTCCTCCTCCGGCTGCTCCGCCTGGCCGTCGTCCTCAAGGCGGCGCCGGCGCTGGTCACGGAGGTGGAGAAGCACGTGGGCATGCAGCTCGACCAGGCGAAACTGCTCGACATCCTGGTGCCGTCGTACCCCTACGCCCGCTCCGAGGCCGCCTACGACGTCGACCTCGTGCAGCGGCTGGTGGAGCAATTCGTGGTGCAGGAGCAGTCCGGCCGCGACAAGGAGAAGCAGGAACAGCAAAGCTCCAGAGCGCTGCGCATGGCGAGCCTGATGGACAGCTACCTCTCCGAGGTGTCCCGGGACCGGAACCTGTCCCTGGGCAAATTCCAGGCGCTGGCCGAGTCGTTGCCGGAGTCGGCACGCGTGTGCCACGACGAGCTGTACCGCGCCGTCGACTCCTACCTGAAAGCGCATCCGACGGTGACCGAGCACGAGCGGAAGCGGCTGTGCCGGGCGGTGGACTGCGGGAAGCTGTCGCGGGAGGCGCGGCTCCACGCGGCGCAGAACGAGCGGCTACCGCTCCGCGTCGTGGTGCAGGTGCTGCTGTCGGAGCAGGCAAAGATGGCCGGCGCGCTCGGCAGGGCGGGCAAGAAGGAGGACGACGTCAACGCGCTCAGGCAGGAGGTGGAGAGCGTGAACGCGAAGTACATGGAGCTGCAGCGCGAGGTGGAGCTCCTGCAACGGCAGGTGGAGCGCATGCTGCCGCCCTCCGCGGCGGCGAAGCAACATAACGTGTCCGGGTGGAGCAGCGGATGGAAGAAGCTCGGGAGACTCGGCAGGATTCAGGTGGAGCAGCCGGTGGTGACGGCGGCAACCGGCGAGACAGCGAACAGGCAACTTCGGCGGAGGAGAAACTCCGCATCGTGA